The Halarchaeum grantii genome contains a region encoding:
- the cobA gene encoding uroporphyrinogen-III C-methyltransferase — protein sequence MTDAEPGTVYLVGSGPGDPDLLTVKARDLLESADVVLHDKLPGPEILERIPEERGEDVGKRAGGERTSQAEINERLVAYAEAGKSVVRLKGGDPFVFGRGGEEAEYLAEHGVPFEVVPGVTSPVAAPGVAGIPVTHREHASSVTFVTGHEDPTKAESSVDWGALAETGGTIVVLMGVGKLPDYTRELREAGMAPETPVALIEKGTRPGQRVAAGTLDTIVDVRDEVGIEPPAITVIGDVAAVRDRLEAYLR from the coding sequence ATGACGGACGCCGAGCCCGGGACGGTCTACCTCGTCGGGAGCGGCCCCGGCGACCCCGACCTCCTCACCGTGAAGGCCCGCGACCTCTTGGAGAGCGCGGACGTCGTCCTCCACGACAAGCTCCCCGGCCCGGAGATACTCGAGCGCATCCCGGAGGAGCGCGGCGAGGACGTCGGGAAGCGCGCGGGCGGCGAGCGCACCTCGCAAGCCGAGATCAACGAGCGGCTCGTCGCGTACGCGGAGGCGGGGAAGAGCGTGGTGCGACTGAAGGGCGGCGACCCGTTCGTCTTCGGACGCGGCGGCGAGGAAGCCGAGTACCTCGCCGAGCACGGCGTCCCCTTCGAGGTGGTGCCGGGCGTGACGTCGCCGGTCGCCGCGCCGGGCGTCGCCGGCATCCCCGTCACACACCGCGAACACGCCTCCTCCGTGACGTTCGTCACCGGCCACGAGGACCCGACGAAGGCGGAGTCGAGCGTCGACTGGGGCGCGCTCGCCGAGACCGGCGGGACCATCGTCGTCCTGATGGGCGTCGGCAAACTCCCGGACTACACGCGCGAGCTCCGCGAGGCCGGCATGGCCCCCGAGACGCCGGTCGCGCTCATCGAGAAGGGGACGCGGCCCGGCCAGCGCGTCGCGGCCGGCACCCTCGACACCATCGTCGACGTCCGCGACGAGGTCGGCATCGAGCCGCCGGCGATAACCGTCATCGGCGACGTCGCGGCCGTCCGCGACCGGCTGGAGGCGTACCTCCGATGA
- the hemC gene encoding hydroxymethylbilane synthase, producing the protein MRDESIRLATRGSSLALRQAGEIQAALEERRHDVDLVEVETEGDRITDERIADLGKTGAFVRALDERVLEGDVDAAVHSMKDVPTEMPDDLVVAAVPRRASAGDVLVTPEGTTLDELEAGAVVGTSSLRRRAQVKSRRPDLEVADLRGNVDTRIEKLLAVHLQAEHEARTEAEEAYQEQRARYENQPDADPDEATREYERTVEEWFADRSELEKQAMGREAETAYDAIVLARAGLERSGLAHSVDLVDLATNEHVPAPGQGALAVTAREGTEVAERIQKALDHPRSRVETTAERIVLEELGGGCIAPIGVHAFLKGEVVRTDVQVYSADGSEAVTETRELGLDDYAREARTFADDLAEAGAADLIAEAKR; encoded by the coding sequence ATGCGAGACGAGTCCATCAGGCTGGCGACGCGGGGGTCGTCGCTGGCCCTTCGGCAGGCGGGCGAGATCCAGGCCGCGCTCGAGGAACGCCGCCACGACGTCGACCTCGTGGAGGTCGAAACCGAGGGCGACCGCATCACCGACGAGCGCATCGCCGACCTCGGGAAGACCGGTGCGTTCGTCCGCGCGCTCGACGAGCGCGTGCTCGAGGGCGACGTCGACGCCGCCGTCCACTCGATGAAGGACGTCCCGACGGAGATGCCCGACGACCTCGTGGTCGCCGCCGTGCCTCGGCGCGCGAGCGCGGGCGACGTCCTCGTGACGCCCGAGGGGACGACCCTCGACGAGCTCGAGGCGGGTGCGGTCGTCGGCACGTCGAGTCTGCGCCGGCGCGCGCAGGTGAAGTCGCGTCGCCCCGACCTCGAGGTGGCCGACCTCCGCGGGAACGTCGACACCCGCATCGAGAAACTGCTCGCCGTCCACCTGCAGGCCGAGCACGAGGCGCGCACCGAGGCCGAGGAGGCCTACCAGGAGCAGCGCGCGCGCTACGAGAACCAGCCGGACGCGGACCCCGACGAGGCGACCCGCGAGTACGAGCGCACCGTCGAGGAGTGGTTCGCGGACCGCTCCGAACTCGAGAAGCAGGCGATGGGTCGCGAGGCCGAGACGGCGTACGACGCGATCGTGCTCGCGCGCGCCGGCCTCGAGCGCTCCGGGCTCGCGCACAGCGTCGACCTCGTCGACCTCGCGACGAACGAGCACGTCCCCGCGCCCGGGCAGGGCGCGCTCGCGGTGACGGCGCGCGAGGGGACCGAGGTGGCCGAGCGCATCCAGAAGGCGCTCGACCACCCGCGCTCGCGCGTCGAGACGACGGCCGAGCGCATCGTCCTCGAGGAACTCGGCGGCGGCTGCATCGCGCCGATCGGCGTCCACGCCTTCCTGAAGGGCGAGGTCGTCCGCACGGACGTCCAAGTCTACTCGGCGGACGGGTCGGAGGCCGTGACGGAGACGCGCGAACTCGGCCTCGACGACTACGCGCGCGAGGCGCGGACGTTCGCCGACGACCTCGCGGAGGCGGGCGCCGCCGACCTCATCGCGGAGGCGAAGCGATGA
- the hemL gene encoding glutamate-1-semialdehyde 2,1-aminomutase: protein MNRDTSRDLYDRALGVLPGGVNSSVRAAPQPYPTFVRKGDAGRVVDADGNKYVDWVMGLGPLLLGHDLPEPVESAVQRRVSEGPMYGMPTEVEVEHAEFIARHVPSVEMVRFVNSGTEATVSAVRLARGYTGRDKVVVMQGGYHGAQESTLVEGDADDASPSSPGIPASFAEHTIPVPFNDEAAVTEVFEEHGDEIAAVLVEPILANKGIVEPREGYHETLRDLTEDHGALLVFDEVITGFRVGGLSCAQGKYGIDPDLTTFGKVVGGGFPVGAIGGRTEIMEELTPAGDVFQSGTFSGHPVTMAAGLETLTYAAENDVYEHVNDLGERLRDGLRDVVAERAPEYSVVGTDSLFKVVFTRDGRKPRNGADVGRANVARWNRVFRPQMLEAGVMLSQNQFESQFVSHAHTTADVEETIEAYRDAL, encoded by the coding sequence ATGAACCGCGACACCTCGCGTGACCTCTACGACCGGGCGCTCGGCGTGCTCCCGGGCGGCGTGAACTCCTCCGTCCGGGCGGCCCCACAGCCGTATCCGACGTTCGTGCGGAAGGGCGACGCGGGCCGAGTCGTCGACGCGGACGGGAACAAGTACGTGGACTGGGTGATGGGGCTCGGCCCGCTCCTCCTCGGCCACGACCTCCCGGAGCCCGTCGAGTCCGCCGTCCAGCGACGCGTGAGCGAGGGCCCGATGTACGGGATGCCGACCGAAGTCGAGGTCGAGCACGCCGAGTTCATCGCGCGCCACGTCCCGAGCGTCGAGATGGTGCGCTTCGTCAACTCCGGCACCGAAGCCACCGTCTCGGCGGTGCGCCTCGCGCGCGGCTACACGGGCCGCGACAAGGTCGTCGTCATGCAGGGCGGCTACCACGGCGCACAGGAGTCCACGCTCGTCGAGGGCGACGCCGACGACGCCTCGCCGTCCTCGCCGGGCATCCCCGCGTCGTTCGCCGAGCACACCATCCCCGTGCCGTTCAACGACGAGGCGGCGGTCACGGAGGTCTTCGAGGAGCACGGCGACGAGATCGCGGCGGTGCTCGTCGAGCCCATCCTCGCGAACAAGGGCATCGTCGAACCGCGCGAGGGCTACCACGAGACGCTGCGCGACCTCACGGAGGACCACGGCGCCCTCCTCGTCTTCGACGAGGTCATCACGGGCTTCCGGGTCGGCGGGCTCTCCTGCGCGCAGGGGAAGTACGGCATCGACCCCGACCTGACGACGTTCGGGAAGGTCGTCGGCGGCGGCTTCCCCGTCGGCGCCATCGGCGGGAGGACCGAGATCATGGAGGAGCTCACGCCCGCCGGGGACGTCTTCCAATCCGGGACGTTCTCCGGGCATCCGGTCACGATGGCGGCCGGCCTCGAGACGCTCACCTACGCCGCCGAGAACGACGTCTACGAGCACGTGAACGACCTTGGCGAGCGGTTGCGCGACGGCCTGCGCGACGTCGTCGCCGAGCGCGCGCCCGAGTACAGCGTCGTCGGGACGGACTCGCTGTTCAAGGTCGTCTTCACGCGCGACGGCCGGAAACCGCGCAACGGCGCGGACGTCGGGCGCGCGAACGTCGCGCGCTGGAACCGCGTCTTCCGCCCGCAGATGCTCGAGGCGGGCGTCATGCTCTCGCAGAACCAGTTCGAGTCCCAGTTCGTCTCCCACGCGCACACGACGGCCGACGTCGAGGAGACCATCGAGGCCTACCGCGACGCCCTCTAG
- a CDS encoding uroporphyrinogen-III synthase has protein sequence MSQRVRAAVFRPDDGRLADAAELLESLGAEPVPDAMLAVEPTDRTPREDADYAVLTSKTGVELAADAGWDAGGTAVCAIGESTAEALREAGYAVDRVPEEYSSAGLVDALEADVDGARVEVARSDHGSDVLTDGLEDAGAYVHETVLYRLVRPNAAGASTERAAAGELEAALFTSSLTVEHFLEAATARGVREAAIAGLNDAVVGCIGDPTRRTAERHGIEVDIVPAEASFDALATAVVEDAAPSYHE, from the coding sequence ATGAGCCAGCGTGTCCGGGCGGCCGTCTTCCGGCCGGACGACGGGCGGCTCGCGGACGCCGCCGAGTTGCTCGAATCGCTCGGCGCCGAACCGGTGCCGGACGCGATGCTGGCCGTCGAACCCACCGACAGAACGCCCCGTGAGGACGCCGACTACGCGGTTCTGACGAGCAAGACCGGCGTCGAACTCGCGGCGGACGCCGGATGGGACGCGGGCGGGACGGCCGTCTGCGCCATCGGCGAGAGCACCGCCGAGGCGCTGCGCGAGGCGGGTTACGCCGTTGACCGCGTCCCCGAGGAGTACTCGAGCGCGGGCCTCGTGGACGCGCTCGAAGCCGACGTCGACGGCGCGCGCGTCGAGGTAGCGCGCTCCGACCACGGCTCCGACGTGCTCACCGACGGCCTCGAGGACGCGGGCGCGTACGTCCACGAGACGGTGCTGTATCGGCTCGTCCGCCCGAACGCGGCGGGCGCGTCGACGGAGCGGGCGGCCGCCGGCGAACTGGAGGCCGCGCTGTTCACGTCCTCGCTCACCGTCGAGCACTTCCTCGAGGCGGCGACGGCGCGCGGCGTCCGCGAGGCCGCCATCGCGGGACTGAACGACGCCGTCGTGGGCTGTATCGGCGACCCGACGCGCCGGACGGCCGAGCGCCACGGCATCGAGGTGGACATCGTCCCCGCAGAGGCCTCCTTCGACGCGCTCGCGACCGCTGTCGTCGAGGACGCCGCGCCGAGCTATCACGAGTAG
- a CDS encoding ammonium transporter encodes MSELTTIATGVNLVWLLLVTFLIFFMKAGFAMLEAGQVRAKNVANQLTQTIITLVVGILVYFAVGAAVATVVGELTGAGGLDVGGAFASVYAPSDPNAWVNWLFGGVFAIAAANVVSGAVAGRTRPRMYVLYTAVIAGLVYPVADGLVWSGGWLAGMGFHDFAGGAVIHALGGISALVGAYLIGPRRDRYGPDGTPNVMPGHSITLAVLGTLILCFGWYGFNVGTAVKVFAVQDGQLVLANFATVGRVALNTTLGMALGGVGAGLVAWYRTEKLDTLFLANGLLAGLVGVTPIADAATWPGAVLVGLVAGAQLPVVFSFVEHRLKVDDVCAVFPVHGTAGMLGTVAFGLPFVTVNAFSLRTLGVQVFGVAVIVAVSAAITAALFTVAKAVNWARVDADTERTGLDVAAHGVETYPEFGDSDRASLPDGGTVPDGGRPASDIELVMAYIRPDRLGEVKQELAEVGAPSLTVTDVSGRGSQPSTTGQWRGEEYVVDLHQKVKVECVVADTPTRDVIDAIRHGAKTGKKGDGKVFVLPVSEATQIRTGKTGTEAV; translated from the coding sequence ATGAGCGAACTGACCACCATCGCCACCGGGGTCAACCTCGTCTGGTTGCTCCTCGTGACGTTCCTCATCTTCTTCATGAAGGCCGGCTTCGCCATGCTCGAAGCCGGGCAGGTCCGCGCGAAGAACGTCGCGAACCAGCTCACGCAGACGATCATCACGCTCGTCGTCGGCATCCTCGTCTACTTCGCCGTCGGCGCCGCCGTCGCCACCGTCGTCGGCGAACTCACCGGCGCCGGGGGGCTCGACGTCGGCGGGGCGTTCGCGAGCGTCTACGCGCCGAGCGACCCGAACGCGTGGGTGAACTGGCTCTTCGGCGGCGTCTTCGCCATCGCCGCCGCGAACGTCGTTTCCGGCGCCGTCGCCGGCCGCACCCGCCCCCGGATGTACGTCCTCTACACCGCCGTCATCGCGGGCCTCGTCTACCCGGTCGCCGACGGCCTCGTCTGGTCGGGCGGCTGGCTCGCCGGTATGGGCTTTCACGACTTCGCGGGCGGCGCCGTCATCCACGCGCTCGGCGGCATCTCCGCGCTCGTCGGCGCCTACCTCATCGGCCCGCGCCGCGACCGCTACGGCCCGGACGGCACGCCGAACGTGATGCCCGGCCACTCCATCACGCTCGCCGTCCTCGGCACGCTCATCCTCTGCTTCGGCTGGTACGGCTTCAATGTCGGCACCGCCGTGAAGGTGTTCGCGGTGCAGGACGGCCAGCTCGTGCTCGCGAACTTCGCGACCGTCGGGCGCGTCGCGCTCAACACCACGCTCGGCATGGCGCTCGGCGGCGTCGGCGCCGGCCTCGTCGCGTGGTACCGGACGGAGAAGCTCGACACACTCTTCCTCGCGAACGGCCTGCTCGCCGGCCTCGTCGGCGTCACGCCCATCGCGGACGCCGCAACGTGGCCGGGCGCCGTGCTCGTCGGCCTCGTCGCCGGTGCACAGCTCCCCGTCGTCTTCTCGTTCGTCGAGCACCGCCTCAAGGTCGACGACGTCTGCGCGGTCTTCCCCGTCCACGGCACCGCCGGGATGCTCGGGACGGTCGCGTTCGGCCTGCCGTTCGTCACGGTGAACGCGTTCTCGCTTCGCACGCTCGGCGTGCAGGTCTTCGGCGTCGCCGTCATCGTCGCCGTGAGCGCCGCCATCACCGCCGCGCTCTTCACGGTCGCAAAGGCCGTGAACTGGGCGCGCGTCGACGCGGACACCGAGCGGACCGGCCTCGACGTCGCCGCGCACGGCGTCGAGACCTACCCCGAGTTCGGCGACAGCGACCGCGCGAGCCTCCCCGACGGCGGCACCGTCCCGGACGGCGGACGCCCGGCGAGCGACATCGAGCTCGTGATGGCGTACATCCGCCCGGACCGTCTCGGCGAGGTGAAGCAGGAGCTCGCCGAGGTCGGCGCGCCGTCGCTCACCGTCACGGACGTCTCCGGACGGGGGAGTCAGCCCTCGACGACCGGCCAGTGGCGCGGCGAGGAGTACGTCGTCGACCTCCACCAGAAGGTGAAGGTCGAGTGCGTCGTCGCGGACACGCCCACGCGGGACGTCATTGACGCCATCCGTCACGGCGCGAAGACCGGCAAGAAGGGCGACGGGAAGGTGTTCGTCCTCCCGGTCTCCGAGGCCACGCAGATCCGCACCGGGAAGACCGGCACCGAGGCCGTCTAG
- a CDS encoding ammonium transporter, whose translation MASIIDLVNSVNTVWTLVVCFLIFFMQPGFALLEAGQVRAKNAGNVVMKNMMDWALGVFVFFVVGQGVYAIAGQLTNASTPLSIADAFAYIGDPGSAVGWLFGAVFAMTAATIVSGAVAERIKFSAYVFLAICLTAVIYPVIGGFAWSGGLLSAGGFLGQLIGAGYEDFAGATVVHMLGGVAGLVAAYMVGPRRGRFDSEGNPRPIPGHSVVFAVIGTFILAFGWYGFNVGTQGILSVSANATTLEGVTFNSAALGRVALNTTLAMGVGAIGSTIVTTLREGKPDPLFAANGLLAGLVAITGACAHVTWWGAVIIGLLGGIQAPLVYHWIVENLKIDDVCGVFAVHGSAGALGTILIPVFAADGFGASQLVMQIAGVLVITVWTVVTTYVALKIADGIWGLRVDEDEEELGLDRGEHGIEAYPEFVDEGVVADGGRDQTYGVRTDGGEDREVRTDGGVDVDDHEVRTDGGEDMDTHEIRTDGGEEGLEIEDGDIKMVMAVIRPDRLGEVKQTLAEVGAPSLTVTNVSGRGSQPSTTEQWRGEEYVVDLHQKVKIECVVADIDAHDVAEAIQEGAQTGEPGDGKVFIIDVEDALQIRTGKTGPEAV comes from the coding sequence ATGGCCAGCATCATCGACCTCGTCAACAGCGTCAACACGGTCTGGACGCTCGTCGTCTGCTTCCTGATCTTCTTCATGCAGCCGGGCTTCGCGCTCCTCGAAGCCGGACAGGTCCGCGCGAAGAACGCCGGGAACGTCGTAATGAAGAACATGATGGACTGGGCGCTCGGCGTCTTCGTGTTCTTCGTCGTCGGGCAGGGCGTCTACGCCATCGCCGGCCAGCTGACGAACGCGAGCACGCCCCTCAGCATCGCCGACGCGTTCGCGTACATCGGTGACCCGGGGAGCGCGGTCGGCTGGCTCTTCGGCGCCGTCTTCGCCATGACGGCGGCGACCATCGTCTCCGGCGCCGTCGCGGAGCGCATCAAGTTCTCCGCGTACGTCTTCCTCGCCATCTGCCTGACCGCGGTCATCTACCCGGTCATCGGCGGGTTCGCGTGGAGCGGCGGCCTGCTCTCCGCGGGCGGGTTCCTCGGACAGCTCATCGGCGCCGGCTACGAGGACTTCGCGGGCGCGACCGTCGTCCACATGCTCGGCGGCGTCGCCGGCCTCGTCGCGGCGTACATGGTCGGCCCGCGTCGCGGGCGCTTCGACAGCGAGGGCAACCCGCGCCCGATACCCGGACACTCGGTCGTCTTCGCCGTCATCGGGACGTTCATCCTCGCGTTCGGCTGGTACGGCTTCAACGTCGGGACGCAGGGCATCCTCTCGGTGTCCGCGAACGCGACGACGCTCGAGGGCGTGACGTTCAACAGCGCCGCACTCGGCCGCGTCGCGCTGAACACGACGCTCGCGATGGGCGTCGGCGCGATCGGGTCGACCATCGTCACGACCCTCCGCGAAGGCAAGCCGGACCCGCTGTTCGCGGCGAACGGCCTGCTCGCCGGCCTCGTCGCCATCACGGGCGCCTGCGCGCACGTCACCTGGTGGGGTGCGGTCATCATCGGCCTGCTCGGCGGCATTCAGGCGCCGCTCGTCTACCACTGGATCGTCGAGAACCTCAAGATCGACGACGTCTGTGGCGTCTTCGCGGTCCACGGGAGCGCGGGTGCGCTCGGCACCATCCTCATCCCCGTGTTCGCCGCTGACGGCTTCGGCGCCAGCCAACTCGTCATGCAGATCGCCGGCGTCCTCGTCATCACCGTCTGGACGGTCGTGACGACCTACGTCGCGCTGAAGATCGCGGACGGCATCTGGGGCCTCCGCGTCGACGAGGACGAGGAGGAACTCGGCCTCGACCGCGGCGAGCACGGCATCGAAGCCTACCCCGAGTTCGTCGACGAGGGCGTCGTCGCGGACGGCGGGCGGGACCAGACCTACGGCGTCCGCACGGACGGCGGCGAGGACCGCGAGGTCCGCACCGACGGCGGCGTCGACGTCGACGACCACGAGGTTCGCACGGACGGTGGCGAGGACATGGACACGCACGAGATTCGCACGGACGGTGGCGAAGAGGGGCTGGAAATCGAGGACGGCGACATCAAGATGGTCATGGCGGTCATCCGCCCGGACCGCCTCGGTGAGGTGAAGCAGACGCTCGCCGAGGTCGGCGCGCCCTCGCTCACCGTCACGAACGTCTCGGGGCGCGGCAGTCAGCCCTCGACGACGGAGCAGTGGCGCGGCGAGGAGTACGTCGTCGACCTCCACCAGAAGGTGAAGATCGAGTGCGTCGTCGCCGACATCGACGCGCACGACGTCGCGGAAGCCATCCAAGAGGGCGCACAGACCGGCGAGCCCGGTGACGGGAAGGTGTTCATCATCGACGTCGAGGACGCCCTCCAGATCCGCACCGGCAAGACCGGCCCGGAGGCGGTCTGA